In Deinococcus gobiensis I-0, one genomic interval encodes:
- a CDS encoding low affinity iron permease family protein produces the protein MSLSDLKALRRRAPSLEARFQSFSRHIADFSGTAVAFTLAFSTVAVWGVTGPLFHFSDAWQLVINTGTTIVTFLMVFLIQNAQNEDTRELHAKLDAVLQELRAERGMLHDPELLSLTPDEILEDVRLGDN, from the coding sequence ATGTCGCTGTCCGACCTCAAAGCTCTTCGCCGCCGCGCGCCCAGTCTCGAAGCCCGTTTCCAGAGTTTTTCCCGTCACATCGCCGATTTCAGTGGTACGGCCGTCGCCTTCACGCTGGCTTTTTCCACCGTGGCCGTCTGGGGCGTCACCGGGCCGCTGTTTCACTTCTCGGACGCCTGGCAGCTCGTCATCAACACGGGCACGACCATTGTCACCTTCCTGATGGTCTTTCTGATCCAGAACGCCCAGAACGAGGACACCCGTGAGCTGCACGCCAAACTCGACGCCGTGTTGCAGGAGCTGCGCGCCGAGCGTGGCATGCTCCACGACCCTGAACTCCTGTCCCTGACCCCCGACGAGATTCTCGAAGACGTGCGTCTCGGCGACAACTGA
- a CDS encoding LacI family DNA-binding transcriptional regulator, with protein sequence MSQGSRSGKPATIKDVARAAGVSFSTVSRVVNSSKPVDEPTRQRVMQAIAELRYVPNTHARGLQTRQSRCLGIMLPEIGSSGAAKFLEGAESCARQAGYTLLLMTTAADTAREVECFSTMRQQQVDGVLWVAATFTDAHQEWQQHHALPTVVLAQDFSPHGLPSVLVDNYHAAFDAATYLLDHGHRRVAMITGDLNDRAVGLDRFRGFQDALAARGVPLDPHLVESGGASAQGRGVASYESGFQAMTRLLRQGPTAVLAASDNLAIGAMQCLLERGLRVPQDVSVMGFDDLDIAAHPTVRLTTVAFDFHQLGMLAARTLIDQLTEGAAPPPVQLSPYRLALRDTVRTL encoded by the coding sequence GTGTCACAGGGGTCCAGGTCGGGCAAGCCGGCCACCATCAAGGATGTCGCCCGCGCCGCCGGAGTGTCGTTTTCGACGGTGTCACGGGTGGTCAACAGCTCCAAACCTGTGGACGAGCCCACGCGCCAGCGCGTCATGCAGGCGATTGCCGAGTTGCGCTACGTGCCCAATACCCACGCACGCGGTCTCCAGACCCGGCAGTCGCGCTGCCTGGGCATCATGCTGCCCGAGATCGGCAGTTCCGGCGCGGCCAAATTCCTCGAAGGTGCGGAGTCCTGCGCCCGGCAGGCCGGCTACACCCTGCTGCTCATGACGACCGCCGCCGATACGGCCCGCGAGGTCGAATGTTTCTCGACGATGCGCCAGCAGCAGGTCGACGGCGTGCTGTGGGTGGCCGCCACCTTTACCGACGCCCATCAGGAATGGCAGCAGCACCACGCCCTGCCCACGGTGGTGCTCGCCCAGGACTTCTCGCCCCACGGCCTGCCGAGCGTGCTGGTGGACAACTACCACGCGGCCTTCGACGCGGCCACCTACCTGCTCGACCACGGCCACCGGCGCGTGGCGATGATCACCGGCGACCTCAACGACCGCGCCGTGGGCCTCGACCGTTTCCGGGGCTTTCAGGACGCCCTGGCGGCGCGCGGCGTTCCGCTCGACCCCCACCTCGTCGAGAGTGGCGGCGCTTCGGCCCAGGGCCGGGGGGTCGCGTCCTACGAGAGCGGCTTCCAGGCCATGACGCGGCTGCTGCGGCAAGGGCCGACCGCCGTTCTGGCCGCCTCCGACAACCTCGCCATCGGGGCGATGCAGTGCCTGCTGGAACGGGGGCTGCGCGTGCCGCAGGACGTGTCGGTCATGGGCTTCGACGACCTGGACATCGCCGCCCACCCCACCGTGCGGCTCACGACCGTGGCCTTCGACTTTCATCAACTGGGCATGCTCGCGGCCCGCACACTGATCGACCAGCTTACCGAGGGCGCGGCGCCGCCGCCGGTTCAGCTCTCGCCATACCGCCTGGCCCTGCGGGACACGGTCCGCACCCTCTGA
- a CDS encoding ABC transporter substrate-binding protein translates to MRTAQTRRTSTAALLTLGLLSGPALAATVPPGGTLTVALGAAPASLDPSSGEASNEYYFTPAYDSLIDYDYDGKYKPNLATAWAWVGTNYKVLDLTLRPNVKFSDGSTLTAQTVKSWLDLQAKNKSPVAVNLGTQSVQVTGPLKVRLTMAASNPLALLFLSRTWLSGAIPCAKASANPAILKSATCGSGPYILDAKQTVTGDTYTYLPNPNYWNPRRVQWKKLVLKVVANPQAALDAVRAGQAQVAWPAQASLIPAALSAGLKSAGVPQNILGLDFLDKSGKVVPALKDVRVRQALNHAIDRTALAAALGGGQGSPVSSQFLQGADGYDASLINAYPYDVARAKQLLASAGYAQGFDLTILSTPIAGLDTLMQAVSGYWQAVGVRVKIDNKTQGADFFAGLTSGKYGVAAAALGATNPSLLAWNCCFQPGTVWNPDKTPVPQLTTLVDKLRVTDPTKAAPVARQINSFLTKNAWFAPVYSGKLNYVYDGKKVALTSPSGVQPVINILDFNPVR, encoded by the coding sequence ATGCGCACCGCCCAGACCCGCCGCACGTCCACCGCCGCCCTGCTCACGCTCGGGCTGCTGTCCGGCCCCGCCCTGGCCGCCACGGTTCCCCCCGGCGGCACCCTCACGGTCGCGCTGGGGGCGGCCCCCGCCTCGCTGGACCCGTCGAGCGGCGAGGCCTCCAACGAGTACTACTTCACGCCCGCCTACGATTCGCTGATCGACTACGACTACGACGGCAAATACAAGCCCAACCTCGCCACCGCCTGGGCCTGGGTCGGCACGAACTACAAGGTGCTGGACCTGACCCTGCGGCCGAACGTGAAATTCAGCGACGGCAGCACCCTGACCGCCCAGACCGTCAAGAGCTGGCTGGACCTCCAGGCCAAGAACAAGTCGCCCGTCGCCGTGAACCTGGGCACGCAGTCGGTGCAGGTCACCGGCCCCCTCAAGGTCCGGCTGACGATGGCCGCCTCCAACCCCCTGGCCCTGCTGTTCCTGTCGCGGACCTGGCTGTCGGGCGCGATTCCCTGCGCCAAGGCCTCGGCCAACCCCGCCATCCTGAAAAGCGCGACCTGCGGCAGCGGCCCGTACATCCTGGACGCCAAGCAGACGGTCACGGGCGACACCTACACCTACCTGCCCAACCCCAACTACTGGAACCCGCGCCGCGTGCAGTGGAAGAAGCTGGTCCTGAAGGTCGTCGCCAACCCGCAGGCCGCGCTGGACGCCGTGCGCGCCGGGCAGGCCCAGGTCGCCTGGCCCGCGCAGGCCTCGCTGATTCCTGCGGCGCTGTCGGCCGGCCTGAAGAGCGCCGGGGTGCCGCAGAACATCCTCGGCCTGGACTTCCTGGACAAGAGCGGCAAGGTCGTGCCTGCCCTGAAGGACGTGCGCGTGCGCCAGGCGCTGAACCACGCCATCGACCGCACGGCCCTGGCGGCGGCCCTCGGCGGCGGGCAGGGCAGCCCCGTGTCATCGCAGTTCCTTCAGGGGGCCGACGGCTACGACGCCTCGCTCATCAACGCCTACCCCTACGACGTGGCGCGCGCCAAGCAGCTCCTGGCCTCGGCCGGGTACGCCCAGGGCTTCGACCTGACCATCCTCTCGACGCCCATCGCCGGGCTCGACACGCTGATGCAGGCGGTCAGCGGCTACTGGCAGGCCGTGGGCGTGCGGGTCAAGATCGACAACAAGACCCAGGGCGCGGACTTCTTCGCCGGGCTCACCTCCGGCAAGTACGGCGTGGCCGCCGCCGCGCTCGGGGCGACCAACCCCTCGCTGCTCGCCTGGAACTGCTGCTTCCAGCCCGGCACCGTCTGGAACCCCGACAAGACGCCCGTGCCGCAGCTGACGACCCTCGTGGACAAGCTGCGCGTGACCGACCCCACCAAGGCCGCCCCCGTCGCCCGGCAGATCAACAGCTTCCTGACGAAGAACGCGTGGTTCGCCCCCGTCTACAGCGGCAAGCTCAACTACGTCTACGACGGCAAGAAGGTCGCGCTGACCAGCCCCTCGGGCGTGCAGCCGGTCATCAACATCCTCGACTTCAACCCGGTCAGGTGA
- the ftsH gene encoding ATP-dependent zinc metalloprotease FtsH: protein MRRLNPWLIVLFVLALFLMFSQTSLPGRTTVNYNQFKALLADNRIESVVVRESNATVRAKDGTTLPVQTPQGVQQRPVQQFIVRLPGSAATPDATLISQLEAQNVQYRFEAPSQWLNILLSLLPILLLIGMMYFFFMRAQGGQSGVMQFGQSRAKKYGKENRVQTKFTDVAGHEEAKRELIEVVDFLKNPGKYHQIGAEIPKGVLLVGPPGTGKTLLARAIAGEADVPFFSVSASEFMEMFVGVGASRVRTLFEDARKSAPAIMFIDEIDSIGRKRGAGIGGGHDEREQTLNQILSEMDGFDKASSVIVLGATNRPDVLDPALLRPGRFDRQVTIDLPNLKEREAILKVHLRNKPLGEGVDVPEIAKSTPYFSGADLKNVTNEAALEAARLSKTKIDMSDFYRALDKITLGLENGSLTVSPDEKRAIAFHEAGHAVTAAVIPGSDKLQKVSIIPRGRALGAAFYLPEEQVLMSKERLENQLVVSLGGRAAEEVFTGNVTSGAADDFRKATNIARKMVLEWGMGENFKNMALTTDSGPVFLGEDMAKPKAFSEHTSQLVDEDVKRILNKAYERAKSLVTEYSQAMHEVTEALLTQELITGDVVRDAVARMQSNDRPMPNTTA from the coding sequence TTGAGGCGCTTAAATCCCTGGCTCATCGTCCTGTTCGTCCTGGCCCTGTTCCTGATGTTTTCACAGACGTCGCTGCCGGGACGCACCACCGTCAATTACAACCAGTTCAAGGCCCTGCTGGCCGACAACCGCATCGAGAGCGTGGTCGTGCGCGAGAGCAACGCGACCGTGCGGGCCAAGGACGGCACCACCCTGCCCGTGCAGACCCCGCAGGGCGTGCAGCAGCGTCCAGTGCAGCAGTTCATCGTGCGCCTGCCCGGCAGCGCCGCGACGCCCGACGCCACGCTCATCAGCCAGCTCGAAGCGCAGAACGTGCAGTACCGCTTCGAGGCGCCCAGCCAGTGGCTGAACATCCTGCTGAGCCTGCTGCCCATTCTGCTGCTCATCGGCATGATGTACTTCTTCTTCATGCGCGCGCAGGGCGGCCAGAGCGGCGTCATGCAGTTCGGCCAGAGCCGCGCCAAGAAGTACGGCAAGGAAAACCGCGTCCAGACCAAGTTCACGGACGTGGCCGGCCACGAGGAAGCCAAGCGCGAGCTCATCGAGGTCGTGGACTTCCTGAAGAACCCCGGCAAGTACCACCAGATCGGCGCCGAGATTCCCAAGGGCGTGCTGCTCGTGGGCCCTCCCGGCACCGGTAAGACGCTGCTCGCCCGCGCCATCGCCGGCGAGGCCGACGTGCCCTTCTTCTCGGTGAGCGCCTCGGAGTTCATGGAAATGTTCGTGGGCGTGGGCGCCAGCCGCGTGCGCACCCTGTTCGAGGACGCCCGCAAGAGCGCGCCCGCCATCATGTTCATCGACGAGATCGACTCGATCGGGCGCAAGCGCGGCGCAGGCATCGGCGGCGGCCACGACGAGCGCGAGCAGACCCTGAACCAGATCCTCTCGGAGATGGACGGCTTCGACAAGGCCAGCAGCGTGATCGTGCTCGGCGCGACCAACCGCCCCGACGTGCTCGACCCCGCCCTGCTGCGCCCCGGCCGCTTCGACCGTCAGGTGACCATCGACCTGCCCAACCTCAAGGAGCGCGAGGCGATCCTGAAGGTCCACCTGCGCAACAAGCCGCTGGGCGAGGGCGTGGACGTGCCGGAAATTGCCAAGAGCACGCCTTACTTCTCGGGGGCCGACCTCAAGAACGTCACCAACGAGGCCGCGCTGGAGGCGGCCCGACTGAGCAAGACCAAGATCGACATGAGCGACTTCTACCGCGCGCTCGACAAGATCACCCTGGGTCTGGAGAACGGCTCGCTGACCGTGAGCCCCGACGAGAAGCGCGCCATCGCCTTCCACGAGGCCGGGCACGCCGTGACCGCCGCCGTGATTCCGGGCAGCGACAAGCTCCAGAAGGTCAGCATCATTCCGCGCGGCCGCGCGCTGGGGGCCGCCTTCTACCTGCCCGAAGAGCAGGTGCTGATGAGCAAGGAACGTCTGGAAAACCAGCTCGTGGTGTCGCTGGGTGGGCGCGCCGCCGAGGAGGTCTTTACCGGCAACGTGACCTCGGGAGCCGCCGACGACTTCCGCAAGGCGACCAACATCGCCCGCAAGATGGTGCTGGAATGGGGCATGGGCGAGAACTTCAAGAACATGGCCCTGACCACCGACTCCGGCCCCGTGTTCCTGGGCGAGGACATGGCCAAGCCCAAGGCCTTCTCCGAGCACACCTCGCAGCTCGTGGACGAGGATGTCAAGCGCATCCTGAACAAGGCCTACGAGCGCGCCAAGAGCCTCGTGACCGAGTACTCGCAGGCCATGCACGAGGTGACCGAGGCCCTGCTGACGCAAGAACTCATCACCGGTGACGTGGTGCGCGACGCGGTGGCCCGCATGCAGAGCAACGACCGGCCCATGCCCAACACGACGGCCTGA